One stretch of Nitrospirae bacterium YQR-1 DNA includes these proteins:
- a CDS encoding alanine-zipper protein — translation MRRITLLLLLAFTLVTFGCTYELRKEDRDYLESVKDSAKKSADEAKMAADRAESAAKKAAAAAAAAEESARKAERAAEKCDKCFKKTLKKH, via the coding sequence ATGAGACGTATAACGTTATTACTGTTGTTGGCCTTTACGCTTGTAACCTTTGGTTGTACTTATGAGCTCAGGAAAGAAGACAGAGATTATCTTGAAAGCGTGAAAGATAGCGCCAAGAAGTCAGCTGATGAGGCCAAAATGGCAGCAGACAGAGCAGAGTCAGCAGCTAAGAAAGCAGCAGCAGCCGCAGCAGCAGCAGAAGAGTCTGCAAGAAAAGCAGAAAGAGCCGCTGAAAAATGCGACAAGTGCTTTAAGAAAACTCTGAAAAAGCACTAA
- a CDS encoding L,D-transpeptidase family protein, which yields MYHIISTFLISIFVLLTGVNSFAGGTFSLNDPSRQVIGIEQYYQINNDNDTLHDVAVSYGIGYNAIVSANNGIDPWVPGAGTIVTIPTKWILPEVLDDGIVINLAEMRLYYFFNFKTSKFVKTYPVGVGDEGYSTPLGSHRIVSKVVNPTWKPPKHIRDEFPELPSIVQPGPENPLGKHWLQLSVSGYGIHGTNIPYSVGHRVSSGCIRMYNEQVAILFGYVKPNTKVKIIYEPVKVAKQDNKIYIEVHNNYNEDNITKPDELLALAQKKLSGKDLFKFVDTGLLNDAIKKATGLPTVISR from the coding sequence ATGTACCATATAATAAGTACTTTTTTAATAAGCATATTTGTTTTATTAACAGGTGTGAATTCTTTTGCCGGCGGGACTTTTTCACTTAACGATCCATCAAGACAAGTTATAGGAATTGAACAGTACTACCAGATTAACAACGACAATGACACACTTCATGATGTTGCTGTTTCGTATGGAATCGGTTATAATGCAATTGTCTCTGCTAACAATGGTATAGACCCATGGGTTCCCGGGGCTGGAACAATTGTCACCATACCGACTAAGTGGATTTTGCCGGAAGTTCTGGACGATGGCATTGTCATAAATCTTGCAGAGATGAGGTTGTACTACTTTTTTAATTTTAAAACCAGCAAGTTTGTCAAAACCTATCCGGTAGGGGTTGGCGATGAGGGCTATTCAACCCCGCTGGGTAGTCATCGTATAGTAAGTAAGGTTGTTAATCCTACATGGAAGCCGCCAAAGCACATACGGGATGAATTTCCGGAGCTGCCGTCTATAGTACAACCAGGGCCTGAAAATCCTCTCGGGAAGCATTGGCTTCAACTATCAGTTAGTGGTTACGGGATTCACGGCACCAACATACCCTATAGCGTTGGGCATAGGGTAAGCAGCGGCTGTATAAGAATGTATAACGAACAGGTGGCAATCTTGTTTGGCTACGTAAAGCCCAATACGAAAGTTAAAATCATCTATGAACCGGTAAAAGTCGCTAAGCAGGACAACAAAATATATATAGAAGTACATAATAATTATAACGAGGATAATATAACTAAACCGGATGAGTTATTGGCACTGGCTCAGAAGAAACTTAGTGGGAAGGACCTGTTTAAATTTGTTGATACCGGCTTACTAAATGATGCCATTAAGAAAGCAACAGGCCTTCCCACTGTAATTTCAAGATAA
- a CDS encoding RNA methyltransferase: protein MNSASENIYFVLIEPREPGNIGASARAIKNMGFTNLVLVNPHGHLSIDAYLFAHGAEDVLEQAVVYKSFEEAVGHMHLVIGMSRRFGKTRGIFKPIGEAAKTIVVESFEGKVALIFGREDNGLNNKEVESCGFLVFIPTSAAQPSLNLAQAVLLTAYELSDVFVIDSAFKVKPRATTHQLTKLYGRIDDTLKASGYGKRGSHDLHGEIMRNIKHLLGRCGMMMWEVDMIHGILSHINKKISEGE from the coding sequence GTGAATAGTGCTTCAGAGAATATATATTTTGTTTTAATTGAGCCGCGTGAGCCCGGCAACATCGGAGCCTCAGCCCGTGCTATCAAAAATATGGGATTTACAAATCTTGTGTTGGTAAACCCTCACGGCCACCTTTCGATAGACGCCTACTTGTTTGCCCATGGTGCTGAGGATGTGCTGGAGCAGGCTGTTGTTTATAAAAGTTTTGAGGAGGCGGTAGGGCATATGCACCTTGTTATAGGAATGTCGAGGCGTTTTGGTAAAACGCGTGGCATATTTAAACCCATCGGTGAGGCGGCAAAGACTATAGTTGTGGAGTCTTTTGAAGGCAAGGTAGCACTGATTTTCGGCAGGGAAGACAATGGGCTTAACAACAAAGAGGTGGAATCATGTGGTTTTCTTGTTTTTATTCCCACCTCCGCCGCTCAGCCCTCACTTAACCTTGCTCAGGCCGTACTTCTTACAGCTTATGAGCTCTCCGATGTTTTTGTTATAGATTCAGCTTTTAAGGTAAAACCAAGGGCTACCACTCATCAGTTGACCAAGCTCTATGGCAGAATAGATGACACTCTGAAGGCATCGGGGTATGGTAAGCGTGGGAGCCATGACCTCCATGGGGAAATTATGCGTAACATTAAACATCTGTTAGGCCGTTGTGGTATGATGATGTGGGAAGTTGATATGATTCATGGAATACTCAGCCATATAAATAAAAAAATTTCAGAGGGGGAATAG
- a CDS encoding TolC family protein — MKSFLRLKSHFSKKFYILFVAVFFVIILLSASFLHCADNTIAPGAVLTIDSCVDMALRQHPELLSYYYTVKAKEAQVGQARAGFFPQLDFSYSYKRTQLVHDYSATSQKISNNSDFYTALGITQTIYDFGKISTNLEISKLKLDASNMDYATKLDSIIYDVKKAYFGVLKALKSADVNKETVKQFVQHLQQAKNFYQAGTKSKYDVTKAEVDLSNAKLTLLKAESTLKQAWVTLNNTMGIYSISEYKLTEALSYAPFDITFEEAMERALKNRPDLKSLIAQKEAAKKSIQYAKTDYYPTISGTASYMFDGSQYPVDNGWNAGVTLSWNIFKGLETKHKVAEAAANLETADSKIDALKLEIQSGTQKAYLDLKLAKESITNAEIQLQQATENRDIVKIRYESGLSSPVELTDAMVTLQNANLTHINALYDYKLAIAAIEKTMGK; from the coding sequence ATGAAAAGTTTCTTAAGATTAAAATCACATTTTTCTAAAAAATTTTATATTTTATTCGTGGCGGTTTTTTTTGTAATAATACTTCTTTCAGCCTCATTTTTACACTGTGCGGATAACACAATAGCCCCGGGGGCAGTGCTTACCATTGATTCCTGTGTTGATATGGCCCTCAGGCAGCACCCGGAACTATTGAGCTACTATTACACTGTAAAAGCTAAGGAAGCGCAGGTTGGGCAGGCACGTGCCGGATTTTTCCCGCAACTTGACTTTTCCTACTCTTATAAGAGAACTCAGTTAGTGCACGATTACTCTGCAACTTCTCAAAAAATCAGTAATAACTCTGATTTCTACACTGCTCTGGGCATTACTCAAACCATCTACGACTTCGGCAAAATCAGCACAAACCTTGAAATCAGTAAACTCAAACTTGACGCCTCCAATATGGATTATGCTACAAAACTCGACTCCATCATATACGATGTTAAAAAAGCATACTTTGGTGTACTAAAGGCCCTCAAGTCTGCCGATGTCAACAAGGAAACCGTTAAGCAGTTTGTTCAGCACCTGCAGCAAGCTAAAAACTTCTATCAGGCCGGTACTAAATCCAAATACGACGTGACCAAAGCGGAGGTGGATTTAAGCAATGCCAAGTTAACTCTCTTAAAGGCTGAAAGCACTCTCAAGCAGGCCTGGGTTACTCTTAATAATACTATGGGAATTTACTCAATCTCTGAATATAAGCTTACCGAGGCTCTCTCATATGCACCGTTTGATATAACATTTGAAGAGGCCATGGAACGGGCTCTAAAAAACCGTCCTGATTTGAAATCACTAATCGCCCAAAAGGAAGCCGCTAAAAAATCCATACAATATGCTAAGACCGATTACTATCCCACGATTTCAGGCACCGCCTCCTACATGTTTGACGGCAGCCAGTATCCGGTTGATAACGGCTGGAACGCCGGAGTTACGCTTAGTTGGAATATCTTTAAAGGGCTTGAGACAAAACACAAGGTGGCTGAGGCGGCGGCAAATCTGGAAACGGCTGATTCTAAAATAGATGCTCTCAAACTTGAAATCCAAAGCGGTACCCAGAAGGCATATCTTGACCTCAAACTTGCAAAAGAAAGTATCACTAATGCTGAAATACAGTTGCAGCAAGCCACAGAGAACAGGGATATTGTTAAAATCAGGTATGAATCCGGCCTGAGCAGCCCGGTAGAACTTACCGATGCTATGGTTACTCTTCAAAACGCCAACCTGACTCACATCAACGCCCTGTACGATTACAAACTTGCAATTGCCGCTATTGAAAAAACCATGGGTAAATAG
- a CDS encoding efflux RND transporter permease subunit has product MNLSEIWIKRPVATTIVMCALLIFGLLSYNNLPLDYLPTVDFPTIVVSASLPGAGAETMAASVATPLEEQFSQIAGLEAMTSTSTTGSTSITLQFSLNRHIDAAAQDVNSYISAAMAKLPPDMPAPPTYKKTNPADNPIIYITLNSETMPMAALYEYASTFIGKRISMINGVSEVAIYGSKYAVRIKVDPNKLASMGIGIDEVAKTVKTGNVNMPTGTIEGPYRSYIIKTTGQLFDAKSYEPLIVSYSQGYPVRIRDVATVHDSTSNDKLNAWYVSKDRATESIILAVKRQPGSNTVEVADRIEKMLPQIKLKIPESVNVFMLYNRADFIRASVRDVLFTLFFTIILVTIVIFIFLRSARATVIPGVAVPLSIIGTFSVMYILNYSLNTLSLMALTLSVGFVVDDAVVMLENIYRHTEMGKRPLEASFTGSREIGFTIISMTISLVVVFIPILFMAGIMGRLFHEFAISIGVAILISGFVSLSLTPMMCSRFLIHKNNEQQHSRRYAIFEKFFDGMFRLYSGSLKFILRHKFATLVVTVLIFLETFHLFAVIPKGFIPTEDQNFFIVATKGDDDISFDDMVAHHKQVERIVMKHPDVQNMVSVVGFQGNNSGIIFPILKNLYTRKKSVDQIIMELWPQANSVSGIWAFLQNPPPIQLGAHQTFSTYQFTLQSTDVAELYKYGSMLTEKMAKLHGLNSVNNDLVLNTPRLDVKINRDKASALGLNIGQIQDALYTAYGTRLISTIYGDTNEYDVILEVQEQYEKNPAALSMLYLKGGNSKLVPLSTIAAISESSGPLQINHTGQLPSATISFNLNPGTSVGDAVSKVTELAREVLPETITASFQGSAQEFQKSSNTMLVLLIITIAVIYMVLAILYESFVHPLTILTSLPLAGFGALVTLVLFHKELDMYAFVGVIMLVGLVKKNGIMMVDFALTLERSGSSTAEDSIYQACMVRFRPIMMTTMAALLGALPIALGIGAGAQARQPLGLAIVGGLLFSQMLTLYVTPVFYVYLDRINRRFTAK; this is encoded by the coding sequence GTGAATTTATCTGAAATCTGGATAAAGAGACCTGTTGCAACAACAATTGTAATGTGCGCCCTGTTGATATTTGGGCTGCTGAGTTATAACAACCTGCCGCTTGATTACCTTCCCACAGTGGATTTCCCAACGATAGTGGTGTCGGCATCCTTGCCGGGAGCCGGTGCCGAGACAATGGCGGCATCCGTAGCAACCCCTTTGGAGGAGCAATTTTCACAAATTGCAGGCCTTGAGGCTATGACATCAACCAGCACTACCGGTTCAACATCAATAACACTTCAGTTTTCACTGAACCGCCATATTGACGCCGCCGCCCAGGACGTCAACTCCTACATATCCGCTGCCATGGCCAAGCTTCCACCCGATATGCCGGCCCCCCCGACCTATAAGAAAACCAACCCTGCCGACAATCCAATTATCTACATAACCCTTAACTCTGAAACCATGCCCATGGCAGCCCTCTACGAGTATGCTTCCACTTTTATCGGCAAGCGTATCTCTATGATTAACGGCGTCTCAGAGGTGGCTATTTACGGCTCTAAGTACGCAGTCAGAATTAAGGTTGACCCCAACAAGCTTGCCTCTATGGGTATAGGTATTGACGAGGTGGCAAAGACTGTAAAAACCGGAAACGTCAATATGCCGACTGGAACCATTGAGGGGCCCTATAGGTCGTATATTATCAAAACCACCGGACAGTTGTTTGACGCTAAATCATACGAACCCTTGATAGTTTCCTACTCGCAGGGCTATCCGGTAAGAATACGCGATGTGGCCACAGTGCATGACAGCACTAGTAATGACAAACTAAACGCATGGTATGTAAGCAAAGACAGAGCCACAGAGTCTATCATACTTGCCGTTAAACGCCAGCCGGGCTCTAACACTGTTGAAGTTGCCGACAGGATTGAAAAAATGCTGCCTCAGATTAAGCTGAAAATCCCTGAGTCGGTAAATGTATTTATGCTGTATAACAGGGCGGACTTTATACGTGCCTCTGTCAGAGACGTTCTGTTTACACTGTTTTTTACCATAATCCTTGTAACAATCGTAATATTTATATTCTTACGAAGCGCTCGTGCCACGGTTATTCCCGGGGTTGCAGTGCCGCTGTCGATTATCGGCACTTTCTCAGTTATGTACATACTTAACTACAGTTTAAATACGCTTTCTCTGATGGCGCTCACCCTTTCAGTGGGTTTTGTTGTGGATGACGCAGTGGTTATGCTTGAAAACATCTACAGACACACGGAGATGGGCAAACGTCCGCTTGAGGCGTCTTTCACCGGCTCACGTGAAATAGGTTTTACCATTATTTCTATGACTATTTCCCTTGTAGTGGTCTTTATTCCGATCCTCTTTATGGCCGGCATTATGGGAAGACTTTTTCACGAATTTGCAATAAGTATCGGGGTTGCTATCCTGATTTCAGGATTTGTCTCTCTTTCTCTTACCCCTATGATGTGCAGCCGTTTTCTCATTCACAAAAACAACGAACAACAACATAGCCGGCGTTACGCAATATTTGAGAAATTCTTTGACGGAATGTTTAGGCTCTACAGCGGCAGTTTAAAGTTTATACTCCGGCATAAGTTTGCAACACTTGTGGTGACCGTTTTAATTTTTCTTGAAACATTTCACCTCTTTGCGGTAATTCCCAAGGGGTTTATCCCAACAGAGGATCAGAACTTCTTTATAGTTGCCACCAAGGGGGATGACGATATTTCCTTTGACGATATGGTGGCTCATCACAAGCAGGTTGAACGCATAGTCATGAAACATCCTGATGTGCAAAACATGGTATCGGTAGTTGGTTTTCAGGGCAACAACAGCGGTATAATCTTTCCGATACTAAAAAACCTTTACACAAGAAAGAAATCGGTTGATCAGATTATAATGGAGCTTTGGCCGCAGGCAAATTCAGTTAGCGGCATATGGGCATTTTTACAAAATCCGCCTCCTATTCAACTGGGCGCTCATCAGACCTTTTCCACGTACCAGTTTACTCTTCAATCAACAGATGTGGCGGAACTCTATAAGTATGGAAGTATGCTTACCGAAAAAATGGCAAAGTTACATGGTCTGAATTCAGTTAACAACGACCTTGTTTTAAACACCCCGCGGCTTGACGTTAAAATCAACCGAGACAAAGCCTCTGCGCTTGGCTTAAATATCGGGCAAATTCAGGACGCTCTCTATACCGCCTACGGTACACGCCTTATATCCACCATATACGGCGACACAAACGAATATGACGTTATACTGGAAGTGCAGGAGCAATATGAGAAGAATCCTGCCGCCCTTTCCATGCTATACCTCAAAGGCGGCAATTCAAAGCTCGTACCGCTTAGCACAATAGCGGCGATAAGCGAGTCCTCAGGGCCACTGCAAATTAATCACACAGGTCAGCTGCCCTCGGCTACAATATCGTTTAACCTTAACCCCGGAACGTCTGTCGGAGATGCCGTTAGCAAGGTGACAGAACTTGCAAGAGAGGTATTGCCTGAGACGATTACTGCTTCATTTCAGGGCTCAGCTCAGGAATTTCAGAAATCATCCAACACCATGCTGGTACTTCTTATTATCACAATCGCTGTGATTTACATGGTACTTGCCATCTTGTACGAGAGCTTTGTTCATCCGCTGACGATACTAACATCGCTTCCTCTTGCCGGATTCGGTGCGCTTGTCACCCTTGTGCTGTTTCATAAGGAGTTGGACATGTATGCCTTTGTCGGCGTTATAATGCTTGTCGGGCTTGTTAAGAAAAATGGGATAATGATGGTTGACTTTGCGCTGACTCTTGAAAGGTCAGGGTCGAGCACAGCTGAGGATTCAATTTATCAGGCGTGTATGGTGCGGTTTCGTCCTATTATGATGACTACGATGGCCGCTCTCTTAGGAGCGCTTCCCATAGCTCTTGGCATAGGAGCAGGGGCTCAGGCACGTCAACCCCTAGGACTTGCCATAGTCGGCGGCCTGCTGTTTTCACAAATGCTGACTCTGTACGTTACACCGGTTTTCTATGTGTATCTGGATAGAATTAACAGACGATTTACCGCTAAATAG
- a CDS encoding efflux RND transporter periplasmic adaptor subunit yields MKIKTLFLVSICLIILGCKSKPPKDGMDFPVPVKIAEAQTRAIPVELSTIGNVQAYDSVTILSQVTGVLKSIHFKDGADVKKGDLLFTIDPAPFKEALRQAEAALQKDIAQLNFYKAQAQRYAFLKEKGAVSLSEYEQNTSSAQVYEAMVQADRATLEDAKIKLSYCYIKSPIEGTTGAHLTDEGNVVKTTDTKLVVINKLSPVYVVFSLPEGNFSKVKRHKEAGELKVTASPSDDETKITEGTLTFIDNTINKETGMFKLMATFQNAGKTLWDGCFVKVTLRLSVEDNAITIPNRAVKESQRGKYSYVVKNDMSAQERLVTVDRVYNDMAVITKGIAAGETVVTDGQLKLKSGAKVVIVKEDENPGKEK; encoded by the coding sequence GTGAAAATTAAGACACTTTTTTTAGTTTCCATCTGTCTTATCATTTTGGGCTGCAAATCTAAGCCCCCCAAAGACGGGATGGATTTTCCTGTGCCGGTCAAGATTGCAGAGGCACAAACACGGGCAATTCCAGTTGAGCTTTCCACAATTGGAAACGTACAGGCTTATGATTCCGTCACGATACTTTCTCAAGTGACGGGAGTTCTGAAATCAATACATTTTAAAGACGGTGCCGATGTTAAAAAAGGCGACCTGCTTTTTACAATTGACCCTGCTCCTTTTAAAGAGGCATTGAGGCAGGCGGAGGCAGCGCTTCAAAAAGACATTGCGCAGCTCAACTTTTATAAGGCTCAGGCACAGCGATATGCTTTTTTAAAGGAAAAAGGTGCAGTCTCACTCTCTGAATATGAGCAAAACACCTCAAGCGCACAGGTATATGAGGCAATGGTTCAGGCTGACCGCGCAACGCTTGAGGATGCAAAAATCAAACTCTCATATTGTTACATCAAGTCCCCGATTGAGGGAACCACAGGGGCTCATTTAACCGATGAGGGTAATGTTGTTAAAACCACTGACACTAAACTTGTCGTAATTAATAAACTATCGCCGGTTTATGTTGTGTTTTCGTTACCTGAGGGTAACTTCTCTAAGGTTAAACGTCACAAGGAAGCCGGGGAACTTAAAGTCACAGCCTCACCCTCAGACGACGAAACAAAAATAACCGAGGGAACACTTACTTTTATTGATAATACAATCAACAAAGAAACCGGTATGTTTAAACTTATGGCCACTTTCCAAAATGCCGGCAAGACCCTGTGGGATGGCTGCTTTGTCAAGGTAACGTTACGCCTCAGCGTTGAGGACAATGCAATAACTATCCCTAACAGAGCTGTTAAAGAAAGCCAGCGTGGTAAGTACTCATATGTTGTGAAAAACGATATGAGCGCACAGGAGCGTTTAGTGACGGTTGACAGGGTCTATAACGACATGGCGGTTATAACTAAAGGGATAGCCGCTGGAGAGACAGTTGTAACGGACGGACAGTTGAAATTAAAGTCTGGTGCAAAAGTGGTGATAGTGAAAGAGGATGAAAACCCCGGAAAGGAAAAGTGA
- a CDS encoding radical SAM protein, with protein MSLLYTKMKIFHFREKLESLPIENPEILPPIHIRIKPTNLCNHNCSYCAYKADNLQLGKDMNRRDSIAGDKMLEIIEDIIEMGVKAVTFSGGGEPFLYPHLIEAAKRLSDSPVKFASLTNGSNLRGEAAELFAHNALWIRVSMDGYDDESYAGYRGAGPGEFTKVMTNLLNFKKLGGGCYLGVSFIVDKANSANVYSFVGRLKDAGVDSVKISPCIVSNSGAKNNAYHKPFFNTVREQTQRAKADFGNAGFEIFDSYHTLDEKFDKPYGWCPYLQILPVIGADLNVYSCQDKAYNLEDGLLGSLSPEDVRFKDFWLNGKNKFFNINPSKVCNHHCVANEKNLLVMEYLNADKKHLGFV; from the coding sequence ATGAGTCTTCTTTATACAAAAATGAAGATATTCCACTTTAGAGAGAAGCTGGAGTCGCTTCCCATAGAAAACCCTGAGATTTTGCCTCCGATTCACATAAGAATAAAGCCTACAAACCTGTGTAACCATAATTGCAGCTACTGCGCCTACAAAGCCGATAATCTTCAGCTTGGCAAAGACATGAACAGGCGGGACAGTATTGCCGGGGATAAAATGCTGGAAATTATAGAGGATATTATAGAAATGGGAGTTAAGGCTGTTACTTTCAGCGGCGGCGGCGAGCCGTTTTTGTATCCTCACCTGATTGAGGCCGCCAAAAGACTCTCAGACTCTCCGGTAAAGTTTGCATCCCTTACCAACGGTTCAAACCTAAGGGGTGAGGCGGCTGAACTCTTCGCTCATAATGCTCTCTGGATTAGAGTCTCCATGGACGGCTATGACGATGAAAGCTATGCCGGATACCGCGGGGCCGGCCCTGGGGAGTTTACAAAAGTTATGACAAACCTATTAAATTTTAAAAAGCTGGGTGGCGGATGTTATCTTGGCGTAAGTTTCATTGTGGATAAAGCTAACTCCGCAAATGTGTATAGTTTTGTCGGCAGACTGAAAGACGCCGGAGTTGACAGCGTTAAGATATCACCGTGTATCGTAAGTAATTCAGGGGCTAAAAACAACGCATACCACAAGCCTTTTTTTAACACTGTGCGGGAGCAGACACAACGGGCAAAGGCTGATTTTGGAAACGCCGGTTTTGAAATTTTCGACTCCTATCATACGTTGGATGAAAAGTTCGATAAGCCCTACGGCTGGTGTCCGTACTTGCAGATACTACCGGTAATAGGGGCTGATTTAAATGTGTACTCTTGTCAGGACAAGGCATATAATCTTGAAGATGGGCTGCTTGGTTCGCTGTCCCCTGAAGATGTAAGGTTTAAGGATTTCTGGCTTAACGGTAAAAATAAATTTTTTAATATAAACCCTTCAAAGGTATGTAACCACCACTGTGTGGCAAACGAAAAAAATCTGTTGGTCATGGAATATCTCAATGCCGATAAAAAACACTTGGGATTTGTTTAA